A region of Capra hircus breed San Clemente chromosome 11, ASM170441v1, whole genome shotgun sequence DNA encodes the following proteins:
- the PREPL gene encoding prolyl endopeptidase-like isoform X3 has protein sequence MDAFEKVRAKLETQPQEEYEIINAEIKHGGFVYYQEGCCLVRSKDEEADNDNYEVLFNLEELKLEQPFIDCIRVAPDEKYVAAKIRTEDSEASTCIVVKLSDQPVMEASFPNVSSFEWVKDEEDEDVLFYTFQRNLRCHDVYRATFGDNKRNERFYTEKDPSFFVFLYLTKDSRFLTMNIMSKTTSEVWLIDGLSPWDPPVLIQKRIHGVLYYVEHRDDELYILTNVGEPTEFKLMRTAADTPAIMNWDLFFTMKRNTKVVDLDMFKDHCVLFLKHSNLLYVNVIGLADDSVRSLKLPPWACGFIMDTNSDPENCPFQLCSPIRPPKYYTYKFAEGKLFEETGHEDPITKTSRVLRMEAKSKDGKLVPMTVFHKTDSEDLQKKPLLVQVYGAYGMDLKMNFRPERRVLVDDGWILAYCHVRGGGELGLQWHADGRLTKKLNGLADLEACIKTLHDQGFSQPSLTALTAFSAGGVLVGALCNSSPELLRAVTLEAPFLDVLNTMMDTTLPLTLEELEEWGNPSSDEKHKNYIKRYCPCQNIKPQHYPSIHITAYENDERVPLKGIVSYTEKLKEAIAEHAKDSGEGYQVPNIILDIQPGGNHVIEDSHKKITAQIKFLYEELGLDSTSVFNNLKKYLKF, from the exons ATTAAACATGGTGGTTTCGTTTATTATCAAGAGGGCTGCTGCTTGGTTCGTTCCAAAGATGAAGAAG CAGACAATGATAACTATGAAGTTTTGTTCAATTTGGAGGAACTTAAATTAGAGCAGCCCTTCATTGACTGTATCAGAGTTGCTCCTGATGAAAAATATGTAGCTGCCAAGATAAGAACTGAGGATTCTGAAGCATCTACTTGTATAGTTGTGAAGCTCAGTGATCAGCCTGTAATGGAAGCTTCTTTCCCAAATGTGTCTAGTTTTG aatgggtaaaggatgaagaagatgaagatgTTTTATTCTACACCTTCCAGAGGAACCTTCGCTGTCATGATGTATATCGAGCCACTTTTGGTGATAACAAACGTAATGAACGTTTTTACACAGAAAAAGACCCAAG TTTTTTTGTCTTCCTTTATCTTACAAAAGACAGTCGTTTTCTCACCATGAATATCATGAGCAAGACCACTTCTGAGGTGTGGTTGATAGATGGCCTGAGCCCTTGGGACCCACCAGTACTTATCCAGAAGCGAATCCATGGGGTCCTTTACTATGTGGAACATAGAGATGATGAGTTATACATTCTCACTAATGTTGGCGAGCCTACAGAATTCAAG CTAATGAGAACAGCAGCTGATACCCCTGCTATTATGAATTGGGATTTGTTTTTCACAATGAAGAGAAATACCAAAGTTGTAGACTTGGACATGTTTAAGGATCATTGTGTTCTCTTCCTGAAGCATAGCAATTTACTTTATGTTAACGTGATTGGTCTGGCTGACGATTCAGTTCGGTCTCTAAAG CTCCCGCCTTGGGCCTGTGGATTCATAATGGATACAAATTCAGACCCAGAGAACTGCCCCTTTCAGCTGTGCTCTCCAATACGTCCCCcgaaatattatacatataagtTTGCAGAAGGCAAACTGTTTGAGGAAACTGGGCATGAAGACCCAATAACAAAGACTAGTCGTGTTTTACGTATGGAAGccaaaagcaag GATGGAAAATTAGTGCCAATGACTGTTTTCCATAAAACGGATTCTGAGGACTTGCAGAAGAAACCTCTCCTGGTACAAGTGTATGGAGCTTATGGAATGGATTTGAAAATGAATTTCAGGCCTGAAAGGCGGGTGTTGGTGGACGATGGCTGGATATTAGCATATTGTCATGTTCG GGGAGGTGGTGAGTTAGGCCTCCAGTGGCACGCTGATGGCCGGCTAACTAAAAAACTCAATGGCCTTGCTGACTTAGAGGCTTGCATTAAGACGCTTCATGACCAAGGCTTTTCTCAGCCCAGTCTAACAGCCCTGACTGCTTTCAGTGCTGGAGGGGTGCTTGTGGGAGCACTGTGTAATTCTAGTCCAGAACTGCTGAGGGCTGTGACTTTGGAG gcacctTTCTTGGATGTTCTCAACACCATGATGGACACTACACTTCCTCTGACATTAGAAGAATTAGAGGAATGGGGGAATCCTTCATCCGATGAAAAACACAAGAACTACATAAAACGTTACTGTCCCTGTCAAAATATTAAACCTCAG CATTATCCTTCAATTCACATAACAGCTTATGAAAATGACGAACGTGTACCTCTGAAAGGAATCGTAAGCTATACAGAGAAGCTCAAGGAAGCCATCGCAGAGCATGCTAAGGACAGCGGGGAAG GCTATCAAGTCCCCAATATTATTTTAGATATTCAGCCTGGAGGCAATCATGTGATTGAGGATTCTCACAAAAAG ATTACAGCCCAAATTAAATTCCTGTATGAGGAACTTGGACTTGACAGCACCAGTGTTTTCAATAATCTTAAGAAATATCTAAAATTCTGA